One window of Candidatus Tiamatella incendiivivens genomic DNA carries:
- a CDS encoding alpha/beta hydrolase, producing the protein MTGNCFVEKTIETTYGNVYVKLSQDSSLNIPIILLHGFSFTSDVWSEIGLLEVLCKEGIPFIAPDMPYGMKVNRSFKSRDPDKNVYLIGEIISASGFDKNYMVGASIGGYISLKYAVEKNNVVGMTLVAPVNPLEHNIILYLRENALPILLIYGENDNVVDLSEMKRFADETMKTRLLVYKEAPHPAYLKSPNRFAANVVGHYKEVIGLF; encoded by the coding sequence ATGACAGGGAACTGTTTTGTTGAAAAAACAATTGAAACAACCTATGGGAATGTCTATGTGAAATTATCCCAAGATTCCAGCCTTAATATTCCAATTATTCTCCTACATGGATTTAGTTTCACAAGCGACGTTTGGAGTGAAATAGGATTACTTGAAGTCTTATGTAAAGAGGGCATCCCCTTTATCGCCCCGGATATGCCTTACGGCATGAAGGTTAATAGATCCTTTAAATCAAGAGACCCCGATAAGAATGTATACTTGATAGGGGAAATCATAAGTGCCTCTGGATTCGATAAAAACTATATGGTTGGCGCAAGTATAGGTGGATATATTTCTTTGAAGTATGCAGTGGAGAAGAACAACGTAGTAGGCATGACACTAGTTGCTCCAGTTAATCCCCTAGAACATAATATCATACTCTATCTTAGAGAGAATGCCTTACCTATCCTGCTCATTTATGGTGAAAACGATAACGTAGTCGATTTATCAGAAATGAAGAGGTTCGCAGATGAAACCATGAAAACCAGACTGCTCGTATATAAAGAAGCTCCCCATCCCGCGTACTTGAAGTCCCCGAATAGGTTCGCAGCAAACGTAGTAGGTCACTACAAGGAAGTAATAGGATTATTTTAG
- a CDS encoding PadR family transcriptional regulator has product MNTSPSASNPFYLRTRFTVLLLLANGEMHGYQIIKFLKTIKLGERNPGPSTIYPILHRLERDGLIQSLYKEGEKRKAYMITDKGMAFLKSRIKIAREFLSYFQGILDLVEAKIDSYKPRKANYGKMLREAYDSMYVLCERIKITLEEINREIPEEKAGGEIKPVC; this is encoded by the coding sequence GTGAATACTAGTCCATCAGCTTCCAATCCTTTTTATCTTAGAACAAGGTTCACCGTGTTACTACTCCTTGCAAATGGAGAGATGCATGGCTATCAGATAATTAAGTTCCTCAAGACTATTAAGCTAGGGGAAAGGAACCCTGGTCCATCTACTATATATCCCATACTACACCGGTTAGAAAGAGACGGTTTAATTCAGTCCTTATATAAGGAAGGAGAAAAGAGGAAGGCTTATATGATAACAGATAAGGGAATGGCGTTCCTGAAATCTAGGATTAAGATCGCTAGAGAGTTCCTGTCTTATTTTCAGGGCATACTAGATTTAGTTGAAGCAAAAATTGACAGTTACAAACCCAGAAAAGCTAACTATGGGAAAATGCTGAGAGAAGCATATGATTCCATGTACGTGTTATGTGAAAGAATTAAGATTACCTTAGAAGAGATCAATAGGGAGATTCCTGAGGAGAAAGCCGGGGGGGAAATCAAGCCAGTATGTTAA
- a CDS encoding 2-hydroxyacid dehydrogenase translates to MFTIVSMSPLPESFMEGLFAPVKDKIPGDVKIVGVFGKPKDEIKAVLKNADIIIGDYSFQMKIDAELCEAMEKVKLIQQPSTGFDHIDVEACRKKGIPVANAGKSNSISVAEYTVMAALALLKRLVYAHEYTRSGVWPQWKLMDMGTFDLYGKTWGVIGIGRIGREVAKRARTFDAEVIYYDIRKLSTEDEEKLGIKYSRFSKLLRNSDVVSIHIPLTPETEKFIGEQELRSMKPGAVLINPSRGKLIDEEALAKAIREGWISGAAVDVYNKEPPSPDHPLLRLAREGDYNIVLTPHIAGANSDARTRIIMHSIENIVRVLAGGKPIAVVNM, encoded by the coding sequence GTGTTCACAATAGTCTCTATGAGTCCTCTACCAGAGTCATTCATGGAGGGACTCTTCGCACCCGTCAAAGACAAGATACCTGGAGATGTGAAAATAGTAGGCGTCTTCGGCAAACCTAAAGACGAAATCAAAGCTGTTCTAAAAAACGCGGATATCATAATAGGCGACTATAGCTTCCAAATGAAAATAGATGCAGAGCTATGTGAAGCAATGGAAAAAGTAAAACTTATTCAACAACCAAGCACCGGATTTGACCATATAGACGTCGAGGCTTGTAGGAAGAAAGGGATACCTGTAGCGAATGCTGGCAAATCGAATAGTATTAGCGTAGCAGAGTATACTGTTATGGCAGCTTTAGCATTACTAAAGAGGCTCGTCTACGCCCACGAGTATACAAGGAGCGGAGTATGGCCTCAATGGAAACTCATGGACATGGGTACCTTCGATTTATACGGTAAAACCTGGGGAGTAATTGGAATAGGTAGAATAGGTAGAGAAGTCGCTAAAAGAGCCAGAACCTTTGATGCTGAAGTAATCTACTATGATATCAGGAAACTTTCAACTGAAGATGAGGAGAAACTAGGTATTAAATACTCAAGATTCTCAAAACTGCTCAGGAACAGTGATGTAGTAAGTATCCATATACCATTAACACCCGAAACTGAAAAGTTCATAGGAGAACAGGAACTTAGAAGCATGAAACCAGGGGCCGTTCTAATAAATCCATCGAGAGGAAAACTTATTGATGAAGAAGCTCTAGCCAAAGCGATTAGAGAAGGATGGATAAGCGGTGCAGCTGTCGACGTGTATAATAAAGAACCTCCCAGCCCAGATCACCCGTTACTCAGACTAGCAAGGGAAGGAGACTATAACATTGTGTTAACTCCCCATATAGCTGGAGCGAACTCTGATGCCAGAACTAGGATCATAATGCATAGTATAGAGAATATTGTAAGAGTCCTAGCCGGCGGCAAGCCTATCGCCGTTGTAAACATGTAA
- a CDS encoding DNA methylase, with translation MEKIEVTRYFEFIKKNNKVIVGGREIPLKRIKVSRLEPRKEELGLVYGSVWSFPKRGRWASHRSDYRGNWPPQLPRILIESYTQQGDSVLDPMVGSGTTCIEALLLKRRCIGVDINVQSLVLAWHRLYALSEKLSPDNPMKPLEAIELYAGDARDLDKVQENEVKLVATHPPYWRSLKYSTNINGDLSNEKSLKRYLDALGIISNEIYRVLVPGGVFAILLGDSRRKRHYVPVSIYALKKILEPGFILMEEIVKIQHKIKDTQVYWERYSRDFLMIKHEKLYIMRKPVYEGEEKKYRYSTMKRRR, from the coding sequence TTGGAAAAGATTGAAGTAACCAGATACTTTGAGTTTATTAAGAAAAATAATAAGGTGATAGTAGGAGGCAGAGAAATTCCTCTCAAACGAATTAAGGTCTCCAGGCTTGAACCTAGAAAAGAGGAGCTTGGCTTGGTATATGGGAGTGTTTGGAGTTTCCCTAAGAGGGGGAGATGGGCTTCCCATAGAAGCGATTATAGAGGTAATTGGCCTCCTCAACTACCAAGGATTCTAATAGAATCATATACTCAACAAGGAGATTCAGTTCTAGATCCCATGGTGGGATCAGGGACTACGTGTATCGAGGCATTACTCCTCAAACGTAGATGTATAGGTGTAGATATAAATGTGCAATCATTGGTTCTTGCATGGCATCGCCTCTATGCACTCTCTGAGAAACTCAGCCCAGATAATCCTATGAAACCTCTGGAAGCTATAGAACTATACGCTGGGGATGCTAGGGACCTAGATAAAGTCCAGGAGAATGAAGTAAAACTAGTTGCCACTCACCCTCCTTATTGGAGGTCACTTAAATATTCAACCAATATAAATGGAGACTTATCGAACGAAAAAAGCTTGAAAAGATACCTCGATGCATTAGGTATAATCTCAAATGAGATATACAGGGTACTAGTACCTGGAGGAGTTTTCGCCATTCTTCTCGGGGACTCGAGGAGGAAACGGCACTATGTTCCTGTTTCAATCTATGCTCTTAAGAAGATACTTGAGCCTGGCTTTATTCTTATGGAGGAAATTGTAAAGATACAGCATAAGATTAAGGATACGCAAGTGTATTGGGAGAGGTATAGTAGAGATTTCCTCATGATTAAACACGAGAAATTGTATATTATGAGAAAACCAGTCTATGAGGGTGAAGAGAAAAAATACAGGTATAGTACTATGAAGAGGAGACGTTAA
- a CDS encoding thiamine pyrophosphate-binding protein gives MSIGDLLARTLIELDVQHVYGIIGTSVVDFYDKLYNYQDKLNIHTTRHEQAAVSAADSVYRVSKKPAAAIVHAGPGFLNSMIALGIASKDRVPLILISGGVRRRLRDTDSWLEVDQTTIADRLSRSYQVIVNPRNAPDQIIHAVKSIYNPPMGPIIIEVAEDLWKADTDVPQDFFSNIRSIRYNRGEVEEADIRDVIDLLGEARKPLILVSGEAVYPPGFKQEKLSLIAERFNAYIITSGNGRGSCNESEDRYCLGRVGFGGGSLPADKALEETDALLVLGNEFDDISTYGYTLLPKGDILVVSRDPWVKKRPRYYDIIEADPNTLLSKLLAISEGVNNDRSKWIEGIERYKGEWRSILKTSIEKDTELVNPNLFFHLADQVIGKNRIITAGQGTHIVYTYNHMTITKPGTYLAATNLGAMGYALPAALGACHASPSSDIVAVTGDGEILMVVQELETMVRTGCKTKIIVVNDNSYRVLYLRQILQKQGRIIETILGNPDFKALAESFGLTAYSAGNNDEARKALRLLEEEGPVLIEIKVDRNEIPPLNLDYTLKMNAV, from the coding sequence ATGAGTATAGGTGATCTACTTGCAAGAACGTTAATTGAGCTTGATGTACAACATGTCTACGGTATAATAGGTACAAGTGTAGTAGATTTCTATGATAAGCTATATAATTACCAAGACAAACTAAATATTCATACAACAAGACACGAACAAGCAGCTGTATCTGCAGCCGATTCTGTTTATAGAGTATCTAAAAAGCCTGCTGCAGCAATAGTACATGCTGGTCCCGGTTTTCTAAACTCCATGATAGCCCTAGGCATAGCCTCCAAGGATAGAGTACCATTAATTCTAATAAGCGGAGGAGTCAGGAGAAGACTTAGAGATACAGATTCTTGGTTAGAAGTCGATCAAACCACTATAGCAGATCGTCTAAGCCGATCCTACCAGGTAATAGTTAATCCCAGAAATGCACCAGATCAAATTATACATGCAGTTAAATCCATATATAACCCTCCTATGGGACCGATCATTATTGAAGTAGCTGAAGACCTCTGGAAAGCAGATACCGATGTTCCACAAGATTTCTTCAGTAACATTAGAAGCATAAGATATAACAGAGGGGAAGTTGAAGAAGCTGATATTAGAGACGTGATTGATCTTCTCGGTGAAGCCAGGAAACCGTTAATACTTGTAAGCGGAGAAGCTGTCTATCCTCCAGGGTTCAAACAAGAGAAGTTATCATTAATTGCGGAAAGGTTCAATGCCTATATCATTACGAGTGGGAATGGGAGAGGTTCCTGTAACGAGTCTGAAGATAGATATTGTTTAGGACGAGTAGGATTCGGAGGCGGAAGCCTTCCAGCTGACAAGGCGCTTGAGGAGACAGACGCTCTCCTCGTATTAGGCAACGAGTTCGATGATATTTCAACCTATGGATACACCCTTCTACCTAAGGGAGATATACTTGTTGTTAGCAGAGATCCATGGGTTAAGAAGAGGCCTAGATACTATGATATAATAGAAGCAGACCCTAATACGCTATTGAGCAAACTATTGGCCATCTCGGAAGGTGTCAATAACGATAGAAGCAAATGGATAGAGGGGATAGAAAGGTACAAGGGTGAATGGAGAAGCATTCTAAAGACCTCCATAGAGAAAGACACTGAGCTGGTAAATCCTAATCTATTCTTCCATTTAGCGGATCAAGTAATAGGTAAAAACAGGATAATTACAGCGGGTCAAGGCACACACATAGTGTACACATACAATCATATGACCATAACTAAACCCGGTACATATCTAGCTGCCACGAATCTGGGGGCAATGGGCTATGCTCTTCCCGCAGCATTAGGAGCCTGCCATGCGAGTCCCTCATCTGACATTGTGGCGGTTACAGGTGATGGTGAGATCCTTATGGTTGTACAAGAGCTTGAAACCATGGTTAGAACTGGATGTAAAACCAAAATAATAGTTGTAAATGATAATAGTTATAGAGTCCTTTACCTGAGACAGATTCTTCAAAAGCAGGGAAGAATAATTGAAACCATCCTCGGGAATCCTGATTTCAAGGCACTAGCGGAATCCTTTGGCTTAACAGCTTATTCTGCAGGTAACAACGATGAGGCCCGAAAGGCACTGAGGCTTCTCGAGGAAGAAGGGCCGGTTTTAATTGAAATAAAGGTTGACAGAAACGAAATTCCACCGCTTAACCTAGACTATACATTGAAAATGAACGCGGTATAA
- a CDS encoding MMPL family transporter, giving the protein MGASHFIARKPLLIIAIWFIIAAASAPLFMKLDNVLVTQEQGLLPPNTESQQAEKLLKNITGSTGESSAIILVDNVNVSSPDTALKMGLWYMNEKQELSKYAEKTMGYPVIIAEVYNSIRNQSHKGLNQSVFTVTKSIEAAEIVNKTIQNAWHLDYALFDGTKDTQKQLLQADRAYVNVYGNLTLLRQSYLNLNNTVYALSYAWNTIPDLYSKTWFDISRTNYFLMTNTTAYQTGNLTPSDIALVAKLTNTTGIGSVNPEAVALYYKLIMNMTQGNPLNADYKIISQATMLVCLQKMQQQGNARNIQMIEGALKAYDTVWEKSLEIANLTNLPYLYQFISQQNIYNVIKDVESKSTPYAIKAFSAVMAEGMAVKTRINSTLLVKFIENASNLKYPPDPSDADKLISGLLISNAGTEEEKSFLAQALTLVSKRDPAPQDALKMIMYTIEKETENPGIAANMGSILAHYDPQANGAILTNNETLANGVADLFTVMAPANLTSILNTTMIHEIVYSFARIIGGKNITENEALSAINQTYNIIIKEFSKEVLNKTPENSRPFMLYLFNAAGNSGIYSYNIRQILMSFLVKQVGNLPAEEVNGNVPVELIKANLWEAFNVAYYHNETFDVAVEKLSKQTFYNTYGELLDSLKGNAISNDAMAFIVTLKPYAKPSEEDPTYYYQAENFTQIVNNSLKNYVKNYKVYLTGSGIIEYETHQLTGKDMKRVDILSNTMVVIFLFLVLESIAAVIIPFIGILVAILIAGALAYLIVTGGIIDLSSWARVVMITTSLGLGADYAGFISYRFREEFHNIKDSKLAAEKALSRTYTAILTSATTAIIGFGSLSLAHDFPFLLSFGVAIPLAIFVTMLAGVTLIPALLSLLGGHSKFWWPKTPEKLSVRARSWLGGKVVKYAKIVIIVWILVSIPSAYAYATFKGSNNMQIFLPENSEAVKNFNIVSEKFGAGIIYQTYIVVELNEPWNTTNSINSLKIMDHILKSKDYVAGVSGPLEYVNSTKILGSCEANPYVNKDGTLLYISVFQKDNPLSNKGINEVKELRETLHAINLGTSVKKVLVGGTAASMLEMESLLNERFYHRVLPVAVILMIIAFAIAFNSIVAALAAITVIVTSAMIAIASTEIIFQDWIGKPVLWFLPIMVLTAILGVGMDYNSFYLSRAKEECLKKCSDNSIILATARVGLLVFGLSLILGSAYLSMISSHTWGMRELGFTLGIGILLAGAMASYLVNPSIIAILKDRMWRKIR; this is encoded by the coding sequence TTGGGTGCATCACACTTTATAGCAAGGAAACCCTTGCTAATTATCGCAATATGGTTCATAATAGCCGCCGCATCAGCACCATTATTCATGAAGCTGGACAATGTTCTAGTAACGCAGGAACAAGGGCTACTCCCACCTAATACAGAGAGCCAACAGGCAGAGAAGTTGCTTAAAAATATAACTGGAAGTACTGGGGAAAGCTCTGCTATTATCCTAGTAGATAACGTTAATGTATCGTCTCCCGATACAGCGTTGAAAATGGGCTTATGGTACATGAATGAAAAGCAGGAACTATCCAAGTATGCAGAGAAAACTATGGGTTATCCTGTAATAATTGCAGAAGTCTACAACAGTATTAGAAACCAATCACACAAGGGGCTCAACCAGTCCGTCTTTACGGTCACGAAAAGCATTGAGGCAGCAGAAATTGTGAATAAAACAATACAGAACGCCTGGCATTTAGATTATGCTCTATTCGATGGAACGAAAGATACTCAGAAACAATTATTACAAGCAGATAGAGCGTATGTTAATGTTTACGGAAACCTAACCCTTCTCAGGCAATCCTATCTAAATCTCAATAATACTGTATACGCGCTATCATACGCTTGGAATACTATACCCGACTTATACAGTAAAACGTGGTTTGATATTAGTAGAACTAATTACTTCCTTATGACGAATACCACTGCTTATCAAACGGGCAACTTGACACCTAGCGATATAGCTTTAGTAGCAAAGCTAACTAACACCACCGGAATAGGTTCCGTTAACCCTGAAGCAGTTGCATTATACTATAAGCTGATAATGAATATGACTCAAGGCAATCCGCTGAATGCTGATTATAAAATTATATCTCAAGCTACAATGCTAGTATGCCTTCAGAAAATGCAGCAGCAAGGGAATGCTCGAAACATTCAAATGATTGAGGGCGCATTAAAGGCCTATGATACTGTGTGGGAGAAATCTCTCGAGATAGCAAATCTTACTAATCTACCTTACCTATATCAATTCATAAGCCAGCAAAACATATACAATGTCATAAAGGACGTTGAATCTAAGTCGACACCATATGCGATTAAGGCGTTCTCAGCAGTCATGGCCGAGGGAATGGCCGTAAAAACAAGGATCAACTCTACTCTCCTAGTAAAATTCATAGAAAACGCCAGCAACCTCAAATACCCCCCAGACCCCTCAGATGCCGACAAACTGATTTCAGGTCTGCTTATCTCCAATGCTGGCACGGAGGAGGAAAAATCGTTCCTAGCACAAGCTCTTACACTGGTTTCTAAACGAGATCCTGCGCCTCAGGACGCACTCAAAATGATAATGTATACTATAGAAAAGGAAACCGAGAATCCAGGGATAGCTGCAAATATGGGTTCAATACTAGCACATTATGACCCACAAGCCAACGGGGCGATTTTAACTAACAATGAGACATTAGCCAATGGTGTAGCTGACTTGTTTACAGTGATGGCTCCCGCTAATCTGACGTCGATACTAAATACGACCATGATACACGAGATTGTTTACTCATTTGCCCGTATTATAGGTGGAAAGAATATTACAGAGAATGAGGCTTTATCAGCTATTAACCAGACATATAATATTATTATCAAAGAATTCAGCAAAGAAGTATTAAACAAAACACCGGAAAATTCTAGGCCTTTTATGTTATATTTATTCAATGCAGCTGGAAACTCCGGTATCTACAGTTACAATATAAGGCAAATACTAATGAGTTTTCTGGTAAAACAAGTTGGAAACTTGCCTGCTGAAGAAGTAAATGGTAATGTACCGGTAGAACTTATTAAAGCAAATCTATGGGAGGCGTTCAACGTCGCATACTATCATAATGAAACATTCGATGTAGCCGTTGAGAAGCTCAGTAAACAAACATTCTATAATACTTATGGAGAACTGCTCGATTCGTTGAAAGGAAATGCTATATCGAATGATGCCATGGCCTTTATAGTAACACTAAAGCCGTATGCTAAACCAAGCGAGGAGGATCCCACGTATTATTATCAGGCTGAGAACTTTACTCAAATAGTAAACAATTCCCTGAAGAATTATGTTAAGAATTATAAGGTATATCTGACTGGTTCTGGAATAATAGAATACGAAACACACCAGCTTACAGGTAAGGATATGAAACGGGTTGATATCCTTAGCAACACGATGGTTGTGATATTCCTGTTCCTAGTCTTAGAGAGTATTGCCGCGGTAATTATACCGTTTATAGGTATTTTAGTTGCTATTCTTATTGCAGGGGCATTGGCATATCTAATTGTGACAGGCGGAATCATTGACTTGTCTTCTTGGGCTAGAGTTGTGATGATAACTACAAGCCTGGGGTTGGGAGCAGACTATGCTGGATTCATATCGTATAGGTTTAGAGAGGAATTCCATAATATTAAGGACTCCAAGCTGGCTGCAGAGAAAGCGCTATCAAGAACATACACAGCAATATTAACCAGTGCTACAACAGCCATCATCGGCTTCGGTAGCCTATCCCTTGCCCATGACTTCCCATTCCTGTTAAGCTTCGGAGTAGCAATACCACTGGCAATATTCGTAACAATGCTAGCTGGAGTCACTCTTATCCCAGCCCTACTATCTCTGCTAGGAGGCCACAGTAAGTTCTGGTGGCCTAAAACTCCAGAGAAACTATCTGTGAGAGCTAGGAGTTGGCTAGGAGGAAAAGTAGTTAAATACGCTAAGATAGTAATCATAGTATGGATACTGGTTTCAATTCCATCGGCATACGCATATGCGACATTTAAGGGAAGCAATAACATGCAAATATTCCTACCTGAGAATAGTGAAGCTGTAAAAAACTTCAACATAGTATCCGAGAAATTCGGTGCTGGAATTATATACCAAACATACATTGTCGTTGAATTGAATGAACCATGGAATACTACTAATTCCATTAACTCTTTGAAGATTATGGATCATATACTGAAGTCTAAAGACTACGTAGCCGGTGTCTCAGGACCACTTGAGTATGTCAACTCAACGAAAATACTAGGCTCATGTGAAGCTAATCCGTATGTTAATAAGGATGGTACACTACTGTATATTTCGGTTTTCCAAAAAGATAATCCACTCAGTAACAAAGGAATTAACGAGGTTAAGGAACTGAGAGAAACGCTCCACGCCATCAATCTAGGAACTAGTGTAAAGAAGGTTCTCGTAGGAGGTACCGCTGCATCTATGCTAGAAATGGAAAGCCTGTTAAACGAAAGATTCTACCATAGGGTTCTACCAGTAGCAGTTATATTAATGATTATAGCTTTTGCAATAGCTTTCAACAGCATAGTAGCGGCATTAGCCGCCATAACGGTCATTGTGACATCCGCTATGATAGCTATAGCTAGTACCGAGATAATATTCCAAGACTGGATAGGTAAACCTGTCTTATGGTTCTTACCGATAATGGTTCTAACCGCAATTCTAGGAGTCGGTATGGACTACAACAGCTTCTATCTAAGTAGAGCAAAAGAAGAATGCCTTAAGAAATGCAGTGACAATAGTATAATACTAGCTACAGCCAGGGTGGGATTGCTCGTATTCGGGCTCTCCCTAATACTCGGTAGCGCATATTTATCAATGATATCATCCCATACATGGGGCATGAGGGAGCTGGGGTTCACACTGGGTATAGGGATCCTACTAGCGGGGGCTATGGCAAGTTACCTAGTTAATCCATCAATTATAGCTATTCTCAAGGATAGAATGTGGAGGAAGATAAGGTGA
- a CDS encoding amino acid permease: MKSRKIGFPEAFAIGVGGMIGGGIFAVLGLSISISKYGAPIAFMVAGLVAIATGYSYAKLSVRYPSRGGTIEFVVKGFGSGVFSGGLNILLYLSYTVMIALYSFAFGHYAAAAFNAGYPWPQIFSVIVILAFTSVNALGAYVSGKVEDLLVYIKLSILLIVAGVGFLYVNYSKLSPGNWPSNINIIAGGMLIFVAYEGFELIANASQDVYDHRIIPKALYSSIIVTTLIYIGIAIVSVGVLPLSEVIKAKDYALAIVAKPVLGSAGFWLVIIGALLSTASAINATLYGTAGITYLISKIGYLPSELEKTLWKNASEGLFFIAIMSIILAVYAPLQTISVIGSLGFLTVFTSVNITAYRLRKEAKANPYIGLVAILLSSFSLGVLIYNQARSSLGSLLLFLGVLSGGFLYEYLYRNVTGRRIHEYVDENLEKRIKLIDEWRIWVPPFISELKKLTGEAKFYLIGSIARGEKAISHDIDILVVMEKKPSEKKQRILVNNAINNAGLTSLHPIHIHFASKEEEEEYKSRSKKYRKLD, encoded by the coding sequence AGTATATCAATTAGCAAATATGGCGCGCCAATCGCATTTATGGTTGCGGGACTCGTGGCTATAGCAACAGGGTACAGCTACGCCAAACTGTCAGTTAGATATCCCAGCAGAGGAGGAACTATAGAATTCGTTGTGAAAGGCTTTGGATCTGGGGTTTTTTCCGGAGGCCTAAACATCCTATTATATCTAAGCTATACAGTCATGATAGCATTATACAGCTTCGCCTTCGGACACTACGCTGCTGCAGCTTTCAACGCTGGTTACCCGTGGCCTCAGATCTTTTCAGTAATTGTCATACTAGCATTCACATCAGTAAATGCACTCGGCGCATATGTCAGCGGAAAAGTTGAGGATTTACTCGTATATATAAAACTGAGTATACTCCTCATAGTAGCTGGAGTAGGATTCCTATACGTAAACTATTCAAAGCTCTCTCCAGGTAACTGGCCTTCTAACATTAATATAATAGCCGGCGGAATGTTAATCTTCGTTGCATACGAAGGCTTCGAACTCATCGCAAATGCCTCACAAGACGTTTATGACCATAGAATTATTCCTAAAGCACTGTATTCATCCATTATCGTTACAACACTAATTTACATTGGAATAGCGATAGTCTCAGTTGGCGTTCTTCCATTAAGCGAAGTTATAAAAGCAAAAGACTATGCTCTTGCAATAGTAGCCAAACCCGTCCTCGGATCTGCTGGATTCTGGTTAGTTATAATAGGTGCGCTTCTATCCACTGCAAGCGCTATAAACGCTACTTTATATGGCACAGCTGGCATAACATACCTTATCTCAAAAATAGGATACCTTCCATCCGAACTAGAGAAAACATTATGGAAAAATGCGTCGGAAGGGCTGTTCTTCATTGCCATTATGTCGATAATACTCGCCGTTTATGCGCCACTCCAAACAATATCAGTAATTGGAAGCCTAGGCTTCCTTACAGTATTCACGAGTGTAAATATAACTGCATATCGCCTTAGGAAGGAGGCGAAGGCCAACCCATATATTGGCTTAGTAGCGATATTATTATCATCATTCTCACTGGGCGTACTAATATATAACCAAGCCCGTAGTAGTCTAGGTTCACTTCTCCTATTCCTAGGAGTGTTAAGCGGTGGTTTCCTATACGAATATTTATATAGAAATGTGACCGGTCGCAGAATACATGAATACGTTGATGAAAACCTAGAAAAAAGAATTAAGCTAATTGATGAATGGAGAATATGGGTGCCCCCATTCATTTCCGAGCTCAAGAAACTAACCGGTGAAGCTAAATTTTACCTGATCGGTAGTATAGCCAGGGGGGAGAAAGCTATATCCCATGATATTGATATACTTGTTGTAATGGAGAAGAAGCCTAGTGAGAAGAAGCAAAGGATCCTAGTAAACAACGCAATAAACAACGCCGGTCTCACATCTCTTCATCCCATTCATATTCACTTCGCTTCAAAAGAAGAGGAAGAAGAATACAAGTCTCGAAGCAAGAAGTATCGTAAGCTAGATTAA